The sequence ACGTCGACCTGGGTGAGGTGGAAACGGTGGCTCACTACCAGGCGGCCCACTACTTCCAGCCGGACGTTGACTTTATCTTGGACATCGGTGGCCAGGACATGAAGGCAATGACCGTCAAGAACGGGGCCCTCGCCGACATTAAGTTAAACGAGGCCTGCTCGTCCGGATGCGGATCCTTCCTGGAAACCTTTGCCTCCGGGCTGAAGTACAACATCCGTGACTTCGCCCAGGCGGCGCTTCTGGCCAAGCACCCGGCCGACCTCGGTTCCCGGTGCACGGTCTTCATGAACTCCAAGGTTAAGCAGGTTCAAAAGGAAGGGGCCACGATCGGTGACATTTCCGCCGGCCTGTCCTTCTCCATCATCAAGAACGCCCTCTTCAAGGTGATCAAGATGCGCAGTGCCGACGAGCTCGGCGACCACATCGTCTGCCAGGGGGGGACCTTCTACAACGACGCCGTCCTGCGGGCATTTGAAAAGATTGCCGGGGTTGACGTGATCCGGCCAAACATCGCCGGTTTGATGGGGGCCTACGGTGCGGCCCTGATTGCCCAGCACAATTACCAGGCGGGTGACCACACCAGCCTGCTGTCCCTTGATGAGATGGAGAATCTCTCCTTTGAAAAGGAATACATGCACTGTGGGGGCTGTGCCAACAACTGTGAACTGACGCTGACGATCTTCAACGACGGGCGCAAGTTCGTCACCGGGAACCGGTGTGAACGGGGTGAAGCCAGGGCGTTGCGGATCCACGGTGATGCGCCGCGCAACAACGGAAAGGTCAACCTGGTTGAGCGCAAGTACAAGGAGCTCTTCAAGTACCGGCCGCTGCGCAGCAAGCTCGCGACCCACGGAACGATTGGTCTGCCGCGGGTCCTCAACATGTACGAGGACTACCCGCTGTGGGCAACCTTCTTTAAGGAACTCGGCTTCCGGGTTATCCTGTCGCCAAAGGGGACCAAGCAGCAGTACGACAAGGGGATGGAGACGATTCCGTCCGACACGGTCTGCTACCCGGCTAAGAACGTTCACGGTCACATCATGGCCCTGATTGCCAACCGTCACGTCGACCGGATCTTCTACCCGGCCGTTGTCTACGAGCTCCAGGAAAAGAAGGCGGCCAACAACCACTTCAATTGCCCAATCGTTCAGTCCTACCCGGAGGTCATCCGCAACAACGTCGATGAAATCCACAGTGGCAAGGTCGACTACCGGGATCCATTCCTGAACCTGGCCGACCACGAGTCAACCGCCGAAAACCTTTACCAGTGCTTCAAGGACCTCGGTGTCACCAAGCAGGAGGTCAAGAAGGCACTGGAGGCCGGCTACCAGGAACTGGACAACTTCCACCAGAAGATCCACAACTGGGGTGAGGACACCCTGATGATGCTCAAGCAAAAAGGCGAGCATGGGGTTGTCCTGGCGGGGCGGCCATACCACCTCGACCCAATGATCAACCACGGAATTTCCCAGATGATCACGGCGGCCGGTTTCCATGTCCTGACCGAAGACTCGATTGCCCACCTGGGTGACGTCAAGGGACTGCGGGTTGTCAACCAGTGGTCCTACCACTCCCGGCTCTATGCGGCGGCGCGGATCGCGGCCAAGACGCCGGAGCTGGAATTCGTTCAGCTCAACTCCTTCGGCTGTGGCCTGGATGCCATCGATACCGACCAGGTCGAAGAAATCATGAACCAGTACAACCGGCTCTACACCTGCCTGAAGATCGACGAAGGGGACAACCTCGGTGCCATCCGGATCCGGATCCGGTCGCTTAAGGCCGCCATCAAGGAACGGACCGAGAAGCAGATCCATCCGGAGAAGCTCTTCGACAACCCGGTTCCGGTGAAGTTCACCAAGGAAATGAAGAAGGAAAAGTACACCCTGTTGCTGCCGATGCTGTCGCCAATTCACCAGCACAACCTGGTCGACGTTGCCCTTCAGGCATCTGGCTACAACGTTGTCAACCTGCCAATCAAGGACCGGCGCTCGGTCGATGTCGGGACCCGCTATGTCAACAACGACGCCTGCTATCCGGCGATCATCTCGATCGGGCAGATGGTCGAGGCCCTGCAGAGCGGCAAGTACGATCTGGATCACACCGCGGTGATGATGAGTCAGACCGGTGGTGGCTGCCGGGCAACCAACTACATTCCGCTGATCCGGAAGGCCTTGAAGGACGCCGGTTTCCCACAGGTACCGGTTGTTTCGATCTCGCTGGGGAACCAGGGGGTTGAGTCCACGCCGGGCTTCACCTTCACCCTGCCGCTGATCAAGCGGGTTTCGATCGCCTTCCTTTACGGGGACCTCTTCGAACGACTCGTTTACCACACCCGGCCGTACGAGGTGGAGAAGGGCGCGGTCAACGCCCTCTACGCCGACTGGCTGGATCGGGTCCGGCCGAACGTCGAGAACGGCAGCTTCAAGGAATTTAAGCGCAACGTTCAGGCGATCGTTCACGACTTCGACACCATTCCGCTGCGCGACATCGTTAAGCCGAAGGTCGGGGTTGTCGGTGAAATTCTGGTCAAGTACTCACCGATTGCCAACAACGACATTGTCGGCACACTGGAGGCCGAGGGGGCCGAAGCGGTTGTTCCAGACATCGTCGGCTTCATGAACTACTCGCTCTACAACCAGGTTTACCGTCACCAGCACCTGGGCGCCAAGAAGAGTTCGGAGCTCTTCGCGGCGGTCCTGCTCAAATTGATCAAGCAGGCCGAAAAGCCAATGGACGAGGCACTGCGGGCTTCCAAGCGTTTCGAGGGGATTACCCCATGGGACGAGGTCGTCGCCGGTGCCAAGCCAGTGCTTTCCCTCGGGAACATGACCGGGGAAGGTTGGTTCCTGCCGGGTGAAATGGTGGAACTCCTGCGTTCCGGCGTCAAGAACATCGTCTGCATGCAGCCGTTTGGGTGCCTGCCGAACCACATCGTCGGCAAGGGGATGCTCAAGGAACTGCGGCGTGAATACAAGGGTGCCAACCTGATGCCGATCGACTACGATCCGGGTGCCTCCGTGGTCAACCAGCTGAATCGGATTCGGCTGATGATGGCGACTGCCAAGAAGAAGGCCGCCGAAGACCAACAGGTTCCAGAAACAGTTGAATAATGAATAAAGCGTCACGACAGGAACGTCGCGGCGCTTTTTGATTTTGATAATCTTTGACAAACAAAAAAAGCACTCCCAAATGGGAATGCTTTTTTAACAACAGATAATCGAGATTACTTGTTGTAGAATGTGGGCTGGTTTTGGCTGATTTTTGGTAGCTTTCAAGGGTGTCAACTAGACATTTTAATCATTGCTGATCTTGGCTTTTTCTGAAGCTGGGACACCATTCGGGACACCTAACTGTGATAGGGCATCATCAATCTGCTTATCCGATCTTGCTCTCAGCTCATCAATCAGATAGGCATAAGTGTTTGCCGTGATAGTCATGTTTGCATGGCCTAAGCGTTTGCTAATGGCATAAAGCGGGACGTCATGAGCAAGCAAGTAAGCAACGTGAGCGTGACGAAGACTGTAGAAGTGGAAGTTTTCTTTATGCAGGCCACAATGCTCCATCATCAAGCGTAGGGTCCGGTTAACCGATGAAGAGCCGACCATCGTTTTATAGGTTGGATTTAGAAAGACCATCTCATCATCGTTGCCTTTGAGCTGTGCTAAGGCATCTAGCAGCTCTTGACTGGCGTGAATCGTTCTAACTGATGACGGCGTTTTAGTAGGCCCGAAGCGTTCATCAGGTGCAGGGTTCTTAATCCTATAGTTCCAAGTCTTAGTGATCGAGATGGTCTTGAAGTTGAAATTAATGTCGTCCCACGTTAGCCCTGCAATCTCAGATAAGCGCATACCGGTGTAGATGATGGTTAGAATCATATACCTAACTGGAAAGGCTGGACGGAGACTCTTCTTTACGTACTCGGTTAAAGTATTCAACTCTTCGATGCTGAGATACTCGACCTTACGAGTTAGCTCTTCGTTCCAGACCAGTTCGATGTTCTCAGCAAAATTACGAGGGATCACGCCTTCAAAGACGGCTTCTTTCAAACACGCTTTAATTCCTGAGTTGACTTTGCTAACCGTCTCCTTTGAATGATCCTCTCCAAACGAATTAATGAATAGCTGGTACTGGTGTCGGGATATGTCGCCAATCTTTTTTCTTGGGAAGTTTTTCTTTACAACGTTGATTACATAATTGTAGAAATTCTGAGTAGATTTGGAAACTTTGTTCTTTTTAAAGGCTGTATACCAGTCCTCATAGTAGTCGGCAAAGTAGGGATTCTTAGTGGAGATTATGCCACCGTACTTTTGTTCCTCCATCTTAGCTCCGTAGGCCCTGGCTTGCGTTTTAGTCTTGAAACCAGCCTTTGACTTCTTGTGCTGCTTTCCGGTTGCGTCACGATAAGTTACACGAACCATGTAACCATTGCCTTTCTTTACTATCTGAGCCATAAGCTATCCCCTTTCAAACATATGTTCTTTGAGTGTTATTTTTAAACCCGTCAATTTCGACGGGTTTAGTTTTTTACTGTGATTTACTTTTTAACAAGTTGAATTTGTTGTAGCTCAGTATCAAGTGTCTGCCCGTCTGAAAGGGTAGCCGTGACGTGTGTTACCTGACCGGTATCTGAGTCTGACTCGGTTCCAAGAATTTCGTTAATATCACCATCGGAAGTAGTAAGATTGCCGCTGCCTTGAGTAGCTTTAATTTCGTACCGTCCGGGCTTAATGTCTTGGCCAACTTTCCATTGACCAGCTGACAATGTTGTCTGGTATGTGCGCTTAGACGGGGTAGGCTTAAAATCAGTCGATTGAATACCTTCCAGTTTGATTGTTTCGCCCTTGTGCAAATCAACCGTGTAGGAAGTGACTTGGCCTTCATTGTCGTCTGCTTCCGTGCCGAGAATCATATTAATGCTTCCGGACTTGTTGGTGAAATTTCCACTCCCACTGGTTGGTGTAACAGTATATCGCCCAGGCTTAATATCTTGGCCAACCTTAAAAGCCCCAGCACCGAGCGTTACCTCCTTAGCGGTGTTTTTAGCTGGCTTACTAGTTTGTGATGAAGAGTTGCTAGATGAAGAATTAGAAGAGTTATCATCGCTTCCACTTTCCATTCCTCCGGCAGCTAATACAAAAATGATAGCAATTACCCAGAACCACCAACGTTTATACCAAGGTTTCCGTTTCCCATTATCTAACCTACTTTGCATTTGTATGTCCTCCCTATAGTTCCAGCTTTTAACGTCTTCAGTATTTGGACACATGCTAGCTAATACATCTTCGCAATCTCTTTAGTAACGACATTAGTGAGGTATCCTGGCACATCAAATGCCCTCATGAAGTTGGCACTGTTAGCCAGTTCCCGGTCTGTTTCTTGACAATAGAATGGCACCAGCAGTTTAACCGCTCCAACGTTGGCCTTGTACTCAACGGACTCTTTTCCAGTGAATGAAGCATGGTAGTAGACCACATCGCCAGGGTCGCCATGAATGACGTGTGCCAGCTCGTGGGCGAACTGAAAAATGATCTCACGAGGGTGGTGCCAGTCGTAGTTCATGACTACGCTCCGATATTCATAGCTGCTACCTGGTGGTGTGATCGGTGATAAATGAGCCCACTGGACTTTGATGTGGTACTCATCGGCCCGCTCTTGTAAGTAGTCGCGGGCTTCCTCCACTTGATATTGATAGTTCATTGCTTACCACCCCGCAGGAGACGTTTCATATACTCCAGATCTTCCGGTGGAATTTGCCGACCTTCGTAGGTGAAGACTGTATCTTCATCTGCCAGGTCGGCTGTTTTTGTTTTATCAGTTTCACGGCCTAGCAGATAATCCGTTGAAACATGGAAATAGTCGGCAACCTTAGCAAGCTTGTCCGAAGAAGGTGTTGATTTTTTCCACTTATAAAGATAGTTTTTGCTAAATCCCAATTCTGCTTCTACATCAACAATATTTTTTCCTCGTCTCTCAGATAAATGCTTTATCCTATCAAATACGGTAACATCGGCCATAATAAACATACTTCCTTATTTTTTGTCTTCTTCTACCAAAAAAGATAGAAAAACTGTTGACATCTACCAAATAAGGCAATATACTTAGCATTGTAAGTTAACGAGTTAGCAAGTATCAAGCCAAACGTGGCAATGTTCTTAGCAAACTAAACAAATTAAAAAAGCTAATTTGTTAGCTTATTTTTATACTGTTAGTCTACCACACTTGGTAGATATTCTCAAAACAATCTGTAAAGAAGGTGACTTAAATGGGCTCATTAACCTATAAAGAAAAACTGCTTATTCAACTCATGAGAAATAAACAGTCTGGGCTAGAGCCTTCATCACAGAAAGCTATTGCCGACAAGTTTGGATTGAGCCGTGTGTATGTTGGCACTGTTATCGATAATCGCCAGCACGGCCCGAAAGCGAATGAGTGGCGTAGAAAATTTGCGGCTTATGCCGGAATGGAGGACTGAGGTGTGACATGAAAATTGAAATGACGCCTCGTGAATTTGCTGAGTATCAGGAATATCGCAATCGTCATAGAACAAGGCGGGACCCAAGATGGATTCAGTTACAACACGAGATAAGCGCTTATTGCCATGGGCATGAAACAATGCGACGCAGTTTTAGCACTCAACAGAATTTTATCTACGGTGCGATTCGATTTGTTACCGGGATCAATCAAATTGATCAGCTAAGCGGTAGCCAGGTTGACTTAGCTAGACTGATTTTCCACGAGTTGGCGGAGAAGCGGTTTGACTACTCTCAAGAAGGGAACTAAGGAGGCGCGAGATGAAGTCAGGATTACGAGCATTTCGTCATTTAGAAAGCACATATTGCCAGAAGCCTAAGCAATTTAATCAGATGCAACAAATCGGATTCAAAAAAGACCAGCCTGCAAAGAAGCAAGCCGGCCGGTAAAAGACTACTTCTCAGTTCTTACGCCTTTGAACTTAGTTTCGTCTTGTTTGACATTTAAAAACTTGCCGGTTTTCGTATCACGCTTGACGTAACGATTGGTCTTGGTATTTAGAACCTGAGAACGTCCACGAACCATACCCTTACGAGCATTGTTCTTTGGAGGATTAGTAGCCATATAGTCACCTCCTCTCTCAAGGAGATAACCAAATTATATCAGAAGGGAATGAGAGACAAATTGAACTGCAAGCAAGGATTAATTGTAATGACATATTCGATTCTAAGCATGATTGTTTATGCGTACGGCTGGATGTCTGATCAAAGGGCACTTGACCATTGTGGCCATAATCCAGGCATTAGTTGGTTTGCTTTTATTGCAGCAGCTATTGTTTCGTTTTTGGCTGGAAGCTTTCCAATTCATTAGCGACTGTAGGAATTAGCTTTTGGTTAAAATCATCTCGCAATAACCTCAACTGTCCTAAGCGGGTCAGAGAAGCATTTATTTCATTGAAACTACTGATTTCGTCTAAAGAGTTAGGACAGTACAGAATCACATTAGCTTCAGCCCTACGCTGTTGCTGAGAAAACGTGATTGGAACGATCTTAGCAGTGTCCATTTCCTGCCAAGTAATTGCTATGTAATCAAGGCAAGCTTTTCTGGCACTTGGTAACAAATGGTGGGAAATATAAGCATTCTCATTAAGTGTGAGTTTGTCAATCTCGTGTTTGCGATTCGCTTCTTTATCTTGAGAGTCAGCCTTGATCTCTTCCTTTTTAATTTCGCTGTCTATTTTTTGCTTGTGAAAGGCAAGACCTATTTGAGCGAGATTAATTGCGAGCGAGATTATTAAACCAATTGATGATGCATCCATGATTGTTGGACCTCCTTAATAAGTTACAGCTCAATCATATCAGAAAAGGAGAGATGAAAATGAATCAACCACAACTATTCAATTTCCACGGCCAGCCAACGCTCGACAGCCGCGAAGTCGCCAAGATGATTGGCAAGAATCATGCGCACCTGATGCGCGACATTCACCGGTATATCAACGATATTAACCCCAATCCAAAATTGGATTCGGCCCAGTTCTTCATTGAAAGCACCTACGAGGACGCTAATGGTCAAGTTCGTCCTTGCTACCTGCTCACTAAGCAGGGATGCGAGTTCGTAGCCAACAAGATGACTGGCAAGAAGGGCACCGAGTTCACTGCTCAATACGTAAGCCTGTTCAATCAGATGCAGTACGAGCAGCTAACTCACCGCAAACCGGACAGTTACATGATCGACGACCCAGTCAAGCGTGCTGAACGGTGGATCGAAGAGCGGAAAGCCTACGAAGCATTGGTGCCCAAAGCCAAGTACTTCGACGAGCAGATGCACAATCCGGGACTAATGACCGTCACCGAGATTGCCAAGGACTACGGCATGAGCGCCGCTGACTTCAACCGTCTGCTTCATGACTGCCACATTCAGTTCAAGCAGGGCAAGCACTGGGTACTTTATCAGAAGTACGCAGGCAAGGGCTATGCACAATATGAAGGCTATGCCTACAACGACAACAAGGGTGTTCACAACAATCTCAAGTGGACGCAGAAGGGCAAGAAGTTTATCCACGATGAGCTGGCCAAGCGTAGCATTCGGCCGGTGCTTGAACAGATGGATCTACTGCCGGAGTGAGGGAGGTGCGACATGGATAAACCAGAGCAGATGCGTCTGACGATCGTTGGCCCGTATGATGGTGAGCTGCTGCAAGACTTTATCAGCGGTAAGCCAGTATCATTTCAAAACCATGCAGGCTACAAGATTTATGTCGGTGACGCTTATGAAGCGTTCAGTTCAAAGCAAAAGAAAAAGCTAGAGCCAATTGCTAAACAGCTTGAAGAACAATCTGCTAACAATCTCACCCTAGCTAATAGAATCAGACGAATTATTAGTAATCCGAAACATCGACAACAATTGTATCAGGATTAATGCCGCTCTTGATGGCGTTTATGGTACGCTTCGCTGATTCTTTATAGACATAAGTTTCGCTAGTGGCAACTACTTCGTGATTGTCAGAATTAATAAGAAAGTAGTATTGGCCATTAGTGGATTTATGGATACTAAAGTACATTAGTTTCACCTCCCTTCATTAGGAGATGACTTCAGTATAGCAGAGGAGATGCGACATGAAACTGCAGCAAGGCAGCACTGAAATAAAAGACGGAAAAATCATACTTCACGTTTCAACCATTGTGTTCAGTGGCAAAGCTTTCATTCCTAGAAAAGGAGATGATCCAAATGGAACTGACAATCCCGGACAAATTAATCAGAGATGAAACGAAGAAGGCTGTCCTGGAGTTCGGCTTGGTTCCAAAACGGCTGATGCTAGGCAGGCAGATCAGGATAGATGAGTTCCGCAAAAAGTACTGTCGAGGCAAGGCGCCAGAGTGGGTGCGTCTGTTCATCTTTGACGCTTTCCCGGAAACAAACTTTAAGAACGGTGGATGGGTAGTTCATCCTCGAAGCCGCCCAGGCCATCATGACACAACGTGGATCTATGAGTATCAAGCGTCTCAGTGGATGGACGAGCACAAGTTCGACATTGACTGGGATGCAAAGTTACCAAGCTAGAAAGGAGTTGACTATGTTCACATTCACATTCTGGATCGGCCTGCCTTGGCTGATCATCGTAGCAGCATTTCTGATCGGGATAATCGTTAACCTGATTAACCACGATCATGTTTTCAAGCACACAGAAAGGAGGGGCAAACATGAAGAGTCTAATTAGCGCAGCCCTAGGCATGGCCCTTGTGGTCAGCCTGTACTACTTCGAGCCAGTCATGGCTTTCGTTATCGCATTCATCTTATGCCTGGTGATCATCACGCCGATGGGATTCGATGACGAAGATTACAGTACAAGAAAAGACGCCAGCACCGGTACTGCTGACGCCCAAAAGTAGACAATACATCAAATTAATCATCTAAAGGAAGTATACAACATGAATGAATTAACTGAAAGCCAATTGTTAAATCAATTAGACGACCAGATCGTTGAAATGAGTAACTTTATCCACTCTTATCGCCAGGCGGATACCCTTGAGGTCAAGCAATTCATCGTAGGCAAAATGATGACGCGGTCAACTGAGTTCAACGTGCGGGCTGGGCATCTTGGCACTGGAATTGCCGAAGCAGCAGCGAAGGAGGCTGGAGAAGATGACTAATCAAGCAGCTAATCAAGAAACATCTCAGCCTCACAAGGAACGCTGGCACATTGAAGACGATCAGGGTCTCAAATGGGCATTCCAAAAGATGGAACAGAAACGACAGGAAGCCCAAGGCTACAAGAAGATGATGCAAGAAGCCTTTGACTTCTACCAAGCCAAGATTGATGACTGCAACAAGGACATTGAGAACTTCAAACAAATCGTTCGCCAGTACGCGGACGAGCAGCTATGCGAGGACCCTAATTGGGACTTCACGGACTCACCTTTTGGCCGAATCGTTATGAGCAAGCCAAAGGTCGATATGCAGCCTGATCGGGCCAAGCTAATCGATCAGTACAAGGACACTGACTACGTTAAGCAGAAGTATTCCCTGGATTGGGGCGAGCTCAAACGTTCTCTCAAGGCCGTTGACGGGCATGTGATCAATAGCGATGGAGAACTCATTGAAGGCGTTAAAGTCGTTGAGAAGCCAGCTCAGATTGAAATTAAGCATAAGAATGCTAACGGCCGCTGGGTTACGAAGGAGGGGTAAAAAGTGACTCTACTTCAAGTACAGGGTGAGCTAAAAGCACCCAAGAATCAGCACAACAACTTTGGGGGATATGACTACCGAAGTGCGGAGGACATTCTAACGGCGGTTAAACCACTCTTAGCCAAGTATGGTGATGGTTTAATCTTGTCTGACGAGCCCGTTATGATCGGCGACTGGCACTATATCAAGGCAACGGCTACGTTCACTGCTAAAGATGGGAAAACGACTACTGTTACTGGATTTGCTCGTGAAGCGGCTAATAAGAAGGGCATGGATGATAGCCAGATCACCGGAACTGCATCAAGCTACGCTCGTAAGTATGCGCTCAACGGTTTGTTCCTAATTGACGACACCAAAGATGCTGACACTAACGAATATCGGCGACAACAACGCCAAACACGTCAACGCCAGTCACAAAGTAAAGCACCAACTAAACCAAGTCAGCTAGAGCTTGATCGCAAAGAGTACGCCGAACTGAGAGCCAAGATCATTGCAGCATCCGGGAATAAATTTGCCCCTAAGCAGATAGATGATCAGCTCACACAGATGGCTAGTGTTACTACGAAAGATAATGCTAGCACTAAGGCATCAAAGCTAGTTGCGGCAGCACGTGAGGCACTCAAACAGTATCAAGGAGGTACACAGCAATGATCAATGCAACAGTAGTAGGACGATTGACCCGTGACCCGGAGCAACGCCAAGCAGGCCAATACAATCTTGTTAACTTTACAGTCGCATCTA comes from Limosilactobacillus sp. and encodes:
- a CDS encoding Rha family transcriptional regulator, with the translated sequence MNQPQLFNFHGQPTLDSREVAKMIGKNHAHLMRDIHRYINDINPNPKLDSAQFFIESTYEDANGQVRPCYLLTKQGCEFVANKMTGKKGTEFTAQYVSLFNQMQYEQLTHRKPDSYMIDDPVKRAERWIEERKAYEALVPKAKYFDEQMHNPGLMTVTEIAKDYGMSAADFNRLLHDCHIQFKQGKHWVLYQKYAGKGYAQYEGYAYNDNKGVHNNLKWTQKGKKFIHDELAKRSIRPVLEQMDLLPE
- a CDS encoding host-nuclease inhibitor Gam family protein; translation: MTNQAANQETSQPHKERWHIEDDQGLKWAFQKMEQKRQEAQGYKKMMQEAFDFYQAKIDDCNKDIENFKQIVRQYADEQLCEDPNWDFTDSPFGRIVMSKPKVDMQPDRAKLIDQYKDTDYVKQKYSLDWGELKRSLKAVDGHVINSDGELIEGVKVVEKPAQIEIKHKNANGRWVTKEG
- a CDS encoding 2-hydroxyacyl-CoA dehydratase, encoding MTEKLFGGIDVGSTTVKLVVMDADHQTLFSRYERHYADVKAASERVIKEAIGELGGERPISFTITGSGGIGLANLLQLKFIQEVIACTKTVEQLIPETDVAIELGGEDAKITFFGDSLEQRMNGSCAGGTGAFIDQMAVLLDTDADGLNKLARNAEKIYPIASRCGVFAKTDVQPLINDGARKEDIAASIFQAVVNQTISGLAAGHKIAGHVAFLGGPLYFMDQLRHRFIETLHLTDEEVIFPENPQLFVAQGAALYAVDQPELSLNILLDRLENGDSSVLAPSHSLDPLFKNEDELSAFRQRHAKDRVESGDLANYHGTAFLGIDAGSTTTKIVLMSADHKLLFTEYDNNDGDPLEKTKQMLHDLVAKMPDDVRIGKACVTGYGEHLIKNALNVDLGEVETVAHYQAAHYFQPDVDFILDIGGQDMKAMTVKNGALADIKLNEACSSGCGSFLETFASGLKYNIRDFAQAALLAKHPADLGSRCTVFMNSKVKQVQKEGATIGDISAGLSFSIIKNALFKVIKMRSADELGDHIVCQGGTFYNDAVLRAFEKIAGVDVIRPNIAGLMGAYGAALIAQHNYQAGDHTSLLSLDEMENLSFEKEYMHCGGCANNCELTLTIFNDGRKFVTGNRCERGEARALRIHGDAPRNNGKVNLVERKYKELFKYRPLRSKLATHGTIGLPRVLNMYEDYPLWATFFKELGFRVILSPKGTKQQYDKGMETIPSDTVCYPAKNVHGHIMALIANRHVDRIFYPAVVYELQEKKAANNHFNCPIVQSYPEVIRNNVDEIHSGKVDYRDPFLNLADHESTAENLYQCFKDLGVTKQEVKKALEAGYQELDNFHQKIHNWGEDTLMMLKQKGEHGVVLAGRPYHLDPMINHGISQMITAAGFHVLTEDSIAHLGDVKGLRVVNQWSYHSRLYAAARIAAKTPELEFVQLNSFGCGLDAIDTDQVEEIMNQYNRLYTCLKIDEGDNLGAIRIRIRSLKAAIKERTEKQIHPEKLFDNPVPVKFTKEMKKEKYTLLLPMLSPIHQHNLVDVALQASGYNVVNLPIKDRRSVDVGTRYVNNDACYPAIISIGQMVEALQSGKYDLDHTAVMMSQTGGGCRATNYIPLIRKALKDAGFPQVPVVSISLGNQGVESTPGFTFTLPLIKRVSIAFLYGDLFERLVYHTRPYEVEKGAVNALYADWLDRVRPNVENGSFKEFKRNVQAIVHDFDTIPLRDIVKPKVGVVGEILVKYSPIANNDIVGTLEAEGAEAVVPDIVGFMNYSLYNQVYRHQHLGAKKSSELFAAVLLKLIKQAEKPMDEALRASKRFEGITPWDEVVAGAKPVLSLGNMTGEGWFLPGEMVELLRSGVKNIVCMQPFGCLPNHIVGKGMLKELRREYKGANLMPIDYDPGASVVNQLNRIRLMMATAKKKAAEDQQVPETVE
- a CDS encoding YegP family protein, whose protein sequence is MYFSIHKSTNGQYYFLINSDNHEVVATSETYVYKESAKRTINAIKSGINPDTIVVDVSDY
- a CDS encoding helix-turn-helix domain-containing protein; this encodes MADVTVFDRIKHLSERRGKNIVDVEAELGFSKNYLYKWKKSTPSSDKLAKVADYFHVSTDYLLGRETDKTKTADLADEDTVFTYEGRQIPPEDLEYMKRLLRGGKQ
- a CDS encoding ImmA/IrrE family metallo-endopeptidase, with amino-acid sequence MNYQYQVEEARDYLQERADEYHIKVQWAHLSPITPPGSSYEYRSVVMNYDWHHPREIIFQFAHELAHVIHGDPGDVVYYHASFTGKESVEYKANVGAVKLLVPFYCQETDRELANSANFMRAFDVPGYLTNVVTKEIAKMY
- a CDS encoding XRE family transcriptional regulator → MGSLTYKEKLLIQLMRNKQSGLEPSSQKAIADKFGLSRVYVGTVIDNRQHGPKANEWRRKFAAYAGMED
- a CDS encoding ERF family protein, coding for MTLLQVQGELKAPKNQHNNFGGYDYRSAEDILTAVKPLLAKYGDGLILSDEPVMIGDWHYIKATATFTAKDGKTTTVTGFAREAANKKGMDDSQITGTASSYARKYALNGLFLIDDTKDADTNEYRRQQRQTRQRQSQSKAPTKPSQLELDRKEYAELRAKIIAASGNKFAPKQIDDQLTQMASVTTKDNASTKASKLVAAAREALKQYQGGTQQ
- a CDS encoding tyrosine-type recombinase/integrase, with translation MAQIVKKGNGYMVRVTYRDATGKQHKKSKAGFKTKTQARAYGAKMEEQKYGGIISTKNPYFADYYEDWYTAFKKNKVSKSTQNFYNYVINVVKKNFPRKKIGDISRHQYQLFINSFGEDHSKETVSKVNSGIKACLKEAVFEGVIPRNFAENIELVWNEELTRKVEYLSIEELNTLTEYVKKSLRPAFPVRYMILTIIYTGMRLSEIAGLTWDDINFNFKTISITKTWNYRIKNPAPDERFGPTKTPSSVRTIHASQELLDALAQLKGNDDEMVFLNPTYKTMVGSSSVNRTLRLMMEHCGLHKENFHFYSLRHAHVAYLLAHDVPLYAISKRLGHANMTITANTYAYLIDELRARSDKQIDDALSQLGVPNGVPASEKAKISND